The genomic stretch GCAAACTCGATGCCCACGCGCTGCTCGAAGGGCACAGGCACGCCTTGCTCGCGGCAGGAAGCGAGATCGCAACACAATCGCCGGTAACGTCGCTGCGTCACGAAGCCGCGCATTGGATCGTCGATACGCCGGGCAACAGCTACTCGGCGAAGGTCGTGGTCAATGCCGCCGGGGCCTGGGCCGACGAGATCGCGCGGTTGGCGGGCGTCGCGCTTCTCGGCCTTATACCGTTGCGGCGCACGGTGATCACCTTCGATGTGCCCGATGGCATGGACGTCTCGGCATGGCCCTTCACCAAGACGGTCGGTCCCGGCTTCTACATCGAGCCGGAAGGGCGCGGACGCCTGCTGGCCTGCCCGATGGATGAGCATCCGTCCGACCCATGCGACGCGCAGCCTGAGGAGGAGGATATAGCCTTGGCCGCATGGCGCGTCGAGCAGGCGACGACGCTCGCCATCCCGCGCCTCGCCAGCAAGTGGGCCGGCCTCAGGACCTTCACGCCCGAACGGCTGCCGGTATGCGGCTTCGATCCACAAGCTCCGGGCTTCTTCTGGCTGGCCGGACAGGGCGGCTTCGGCCTGCAGACATCGCCCGCAATGGCGCTCGCCGCCGAAGCATTGGCGACTGGCGCGAAATGGCCGGAGGAATTGCAGGCCGTTGGCGTGACGCCGGACCAGCTATCGCCGAGCCGCTTCGCCTAGCGCATCAACACCAGCTCTTCCGCCATCGTTGGATGGATCGCGGTGGTCGCATCGAAATCGGCTTTCGTAAGACCCGCCTTCACCGCAATTGCAGCGGCCTGCATCATTTCCGGTGCTTCGGGCGCGATCATGTGGATGCCGACGATCTTGCCGCTATCCCCGTCGCAGACCATCTTCATCAGGCTGCGTTCGTTGCGTCCCGCCAGCACGTTCTTCATCGGGCGGAAATCGGACAGATAGACCTTCACGCTGCCGAGCGCATTCTTGGCCTCGCCCTCGGTCATGCCGACCGCCGCAATAGGTGGATGGCTGAAGACCGCGCTGGGAATGCAGCCATGGTCCACCGCGACCGGATCGTGACCGCCGAAGACGGTATCGGCGAACGCCTGCCCCTCGCGGATGGCGACCGGGGTCAGCTGCACGCGGTCGGTCACGTCGCCGACGGCATAGATGTGGTCGACATTCGTCTTGCTGAAGCGGTCGACCTTGACCTCGCCGCCATCGCCCAGCTCCACGCCCGCCTTGTCGAGGCCGAGCCCTTCCGTATTCGGAATCCGCCCCACGGCGAACATGACGAGGTCGGCCTTCTCCTCGTCGCAATCGGACATCTTCACGAAATATCCGCCCTCGTCGCATGGCTTGATGTATTCGAAGGTAGTGTTGAAACGGAACTTGATCCCCTTCATCGTGCTGATCTGAAGCAGCCGGTCGCGCACCGCCTCGTCGTAGCTGCGGAGCAGGCGGTCGCCGCGATTGACGATGTGCACGTCGCAGCCGAACTCGTTGAAGATACCGGCGAACTCGTTGGCGATATAGCCGCCGCCCGCGATGATGATCTTCTCCGGAAGTTCGTCGAGATGGAAAGCCTCGTTGGAGCTGATGGCATGTTCGGCCCCCTGGCATTCGGGCATGCGCGGGCGCGCGCCGGTGGCGATCAGGATGTACTTCGCCGTGACGGTCTTGCCGCTCGCCAACGTGATTTCGTGCGGGCCGGTGATTTCGGCACGTTCCTTGAAGATCGTGACGTCGTGGTTTTCGAGCGTGTCGGTATAGGCACCCTCGATCCGCGTCACGTCGTCGAGGACATTGTCGCGGAGCGTCTTCCAGTCGAACTTGCGCTCGCCGATTTCCCAGCCGAAGCGCTGGCAATCTTCCAGATCCTCGGCGAAATGCGCGCCGTAGACGAGCATCTTCTTGGGCACGCACCCGCGAATGACGCAGGTGCCACCGACCCGGTGCTCCTCCGCGATCGCCACCTTCGCTCCGTGCGCGGCGGAAACCCTGGAAGCGCGCACGCCGCCCGACCCCGCACCGATGGTAAAGAGGTCGAAATCGTATTCGCCGCCGGGTTCTGTCGCCAAAATCTGTCTCCAATCTCTGTTCGCCGGTGCAATTGGGGCTTTCGGGTGAACAGCACAAGGGCCTTACCCGATCCGTTCCGTGCCGCTGCGCAGAGGAACCGCAAGCCTGTGCGATCCATTACAACGATATCTCTGGGAGGGGATGCTGCCCGAACCCGCAACACATCGGGAGACAGCATGAAGCAACCGATTGCCGAAATTATCGAGGGTGGAGCCGAGTTCCTGCCCTATCCGTGGAACTACCTCACCTTCGCCGCTGCGGCGACCGCTGTGGCGCTTGCCGTCCACTGGCTGGCATTCCGCCTGCTGCGCCGCTTCGCCAGATCGTCGAACAGCGAATCCGACGATTTGCTGGTCCGACGGCTTGCCACGCCGACGCGGGTCGCGCTGATCGCGCTCGCCTTGGTGATCGCGGCGCGGGAAATCCCGGCGTTCGAAGCCATCTGGGAAAAGGTCGCGGGCTTCGTCATGCCAGCGCTAATCGGCTGGATCGCCCTCGCCATCCTGCACGCACTGGTGGAGGCGATGAAACTGCGCGCCGACATCACCGTGGCCGACAATCTTGCCGCCCGGCGACGGCGCACACGGCTGACCATGCTCAGCCGGATCGTCACTTTCATCATCGTCTTCGTGACCGTGGGGTTGATGCTGCTTTCGATCCCCGGCGTCCGCGATATCGGCGTAACGCTTGTCGCATCGGCGGGGCTGGCGGGTCTTGCGGTCGGGGCGGCGGCGCAACCCGCGCTCAAGTCATTGATCGCCGGGGCGCAAATGGCACTGACCGAGCCGATCAATATCGACGACGTCGTCATCATCGAAGGCGAGTGGGGCAGGATCGAGGACATCCGCACCACCTATGTCGTGGTGAAAATCTGGGACGAACGCCGACTGATCGTGCCAACCACGCGTTTTCTCGAAGACGCATTTCAGAATTGGACCAAGAAGACCGCGCAGCTGCTCGGCTCGGTGATGCTCTACCTCGACCCGGCGACGAAGATTGCGCCGATCCGGGCCGAATTCGAACGGCAGATCAACGCGAACGCACTTTGGGACGGACGCGTTCAGGTGGCGCAGGTCACCGAGACAATGCGGGATGCGATTGAGGTCCGTCTACTGATGAGCGCGAAGGATTCTTCCGCGCTGTTCGATTTGCGCTGTGACATTCGCGAAGGCATGCTCGACTGGCTGGCCGAAACGATGCCCGAAGCCTTCGCGCGGCTGCGCATAGCTTCTCCGGAGATGGACGCCGTTACCAATTGAACCGCGCGAATGCGGGTCCGGCGGCGGCGCGGGATAATGTTAGCTATGCGCCGGTCTCTTGCCAAAGGCAGCTACGCCGGAAATTGGGATAGGCGGCCATTTCGTTTCGACAGACCGAGAGGCAGCGTCAATTTCGCGGCGGTTCCTCCACCGCCAGGCGCCTCGCGACCTGTACCGTCTGGATGACGAACAGCGCCACCAACAGGCAGCCTACCGCTCCGACAAACAGGTCGAAGCCGTTGAGCTGCCAGAGGATCGGCGCCTCGGGCCCTGCGTAATACATCGCCAGGGTCAGAGCGATGAGGACAAGGCGCAGCTCGGTGGGTCCGGCATTCATGTAGGACAGCCGCAGCTCGCCGAGAACGCGAACCGACAGGAAGGCATGAATGGACATCAGCAGATATCCGGCCAGGGCGATCAGCGCGACCTCGAGTTCGACGTAGGGGCTCAGTCCGATGCCGACGACCAGCAGCGTCGTCGCCAATCCATCGCAGCTATGATCGAGGAAATAGCCATATCGCGGGCGTTCGATCTTCCGGTAACGCGCCAGACTACCGTCGAGCGAATCTCCGAACCAGTGAACCACATATCCGGCCACTGCGAGCCAGAGCCAGTCGCGGTCCGCGTTGCTTCCGAGATACCCCACGAATACCAGAACCGCTCCGACCATGCCCAGAGCGGTCAGCATATCGGGCGAAACCCGCCGCGGCAGCCGCGCACATAGCCAATCAAGAGCCGTGCGCTCGACGCGAGCGACGAGGTTTTCCTGGATGCGGTCGATCGGAGTTATCTTCGGCTTGAATCCGGGTTCCATCTGTCAGCTCCAGCAGACCGTAGATTTAACGATATTTGCGCGTGGCGAGTACGTGTGTCCAGTCGGTCAGCCCTGCGCCGCGCGCGAGCGGTTGCGATTGCGGTTCCGGTTGCGACCGCCGCCGGGCTTCCCGCCCTGCGGACGACCCTGGCCCGCGCCTTCGGGCTTGCCCTTGCGCGCGGTGTGCTTCTGCTTCGGTTTGGTCTTCTTCGCCGCGCCGCCCGCAGGGCGAACCTTGGGCTTGGCGAGGCGTGGTTTCTGTTCGCGCTTGGTCGGGCCGACACCTTCGACCACGGCGCGGAAATTGTCCGGCAGCGGCAAGCGCTCGAACTCCGCATCGGTCTTCTTGCGGATGTCCTTGAGGTAGTCGCGCTCGTCCTCGGCGCAGAAGGCGATCGCCACGCCGTCGCGGCCCGCACGGGCGGTACGGCCTATCCGGTGGACATATTGCTCGGGCACGTTGGGCAGTTCGTAATTCAGCACGTGGCTGACGCCGGGAATGTCGATCCCGCGGGCCGCGACATCCGTCGCGACGAGGATCGGTGTCTTCGCGCGCTTGAACTCGTCGAGCGCGCGTTCACGCTGCGGCTGGCTCTTGTTGCCGTGGATGGCATTCGCCGGGACGCCCGCCTGGCCAAGCTTCTTCACGATGCGGTCGCAGCCATGCTTGGTGCGGGCGAAGATCAACACGCGCTCGAACTTGCCGGGTACCTCGTGGCGCTCTTTCAGGATCATTTCGAGCAGCGTCTGTTTCTCGTCCTGCTGGACCATGAAGAGATACTGGTCGATCCGCTCTGCCGTGGTGCTTTCGGGCGTCACGCTGACCTTGACCGGATTGCGGCAGTATTTGCCGACCAGTTCCTGGATCTGCTTGGGCATGGTGGCGCTGAAAAACAGCGTCTGCCGGTCTTCGGGCACCAGCTGGCTGATGCGGCGCAGCGCGTGGATGAAGCCGAGGTCCAGCATCTGGTCCGCCTCGTCGAGGACCAGTATTTCGACCTTGTCGAGCGTGAAGGCCTTCTGGTCGATCAGGTCGAGCAGACGGCCGGGCGTCGCGACGAGGATGTCGGTCCCGCGGTGCAGTTTGTTGCGGTCCTTGTTGACCGAGGTGCCGCCGACGATCGACTGGACCTTGAGGCCCGCCATCGCGCCGTAATCCTTGGCGCTCTGGGCGATCTGGCCGGCGAGTTCGCGCGTCGGCGCGAGCACCAGCATGCGGCACGACTTGAATGGTGTCTGATTGTCGGCCTCGCGCAGATTGTCGATGCTCGGCAGCATGAAGGCCGCGGTCTTGCCGGTTCCGGTCTGGGCGATGCCCATCAGGTCGCGGCCTTCGAGAACGGGCGGGATGGCCTGCGCCTGGATCGGCGTCGGCGTGTCGTAGCCCTTCATGTCGAGGGCTTGGAGGACGGGCTGCGACAGCCCGAGGTCGGTAAATTTGGTCATGAATACTCGCATTCGATATGCGGCGCGCAGACGGACACTCAATAGAGTCCGGGCGCGGCGCGGGTGTCAAACGACCCGCGTGAAAAGGGAAGTCTTTGGAAAAGAGACCGAGGCGCGGCCGGGGCAATGGATGTCTCTCCGACTGCCGCTTCACGCTGGCTAGCGCGCTTCGATGGCCGCCATGTGGATGCTGCAGCGCAAAAAGTCAATCGATTGCGCATGAGCTGCATCGGCGTGTAACTTTTGTTATTGCGCCTGATCGAATGGTTTGAACAGGCGTTCAAGCCACGTAGCGGATGATCTGCGGGCGAAGATCGAGAGTGAGCACTCCACTCGAACGACGGCTAAGCTGCTTCACCGACCTGGACGAAAACGATCGCGCGATCCTGACCGGTCTATGTTCCGATGTCCGCACACTGAGTGCCGAGGACGATTTGATCGAGGAATCTGCTCCACCGAAGCAGGTCTTCATTCAGCTGGAAGGCTGGGCTTTTCGATACAAGCTGCTTCCCGAAGGCAAGCGGCAGATTACTGGCTATCTCCTGCCGGGCGACATTTGCGATCCCTTCGTCTTCGTCCTTAAGCGGATGGACCACGGGATCGGTGCACTCAGCGACCTCAAATGTGCAGCAGTGTCCAAAGACCAGATCCTCGAGGCTTTCAATTCGAGTCCGCGCATCGCGAGAGGTTTGTGGTGGTCGAGCCTCGTGGACGAATCGATCCTGCGCCAGTGGCTGACAAATCTGGGTCAGCGCTTCGCTTACGAACGCATGGCGCATATTTTCTGCGAATTATGGCTGCGCATGACCATCGTCGGGCTTGCCGACGAAGACGAATTCCACCTGCCGCTGACGCAGAACCAGCTTGGCGATACGATCGGACTCACCCCGGTCCACGTCAATCGCACGCTTCAACGTATGCGCAGCGAAAGTTTGATCGAATTCGAGCAGCGCCGTCTAAAAATTTGCGACATCGACAAGCTCAAGGATATCGCGGAATTCAACAGTGACTATCTCCATCTGGAACGCCGTTGATCGAACCAGCACGGAAATACGGAATATTTATCTGTCTTCGAGCGTTTAACTGAAGGAACTACTATGGACAGCTCGATGCCGCGCTATTTTTTCGACTTGCACGACCACTCGAGCGAGTTCGACCGGCTTGGCACGGAACTTGACAGCCAGAGGGCAGCACAGGTCGCAGCTGTCGAATTCGCGGGCGAAATCCTGAAGAACGAGCCATCGATCCTCGATAGCAAGGGATTGGCTGTCGATGCGCGGGATGAGGAGGGAACCATCCTCTTCACCGTACACATCAAGCTCGTCGATCACCGTTGAACCGGCTCACCAGCCACACCTCTTCCGGACCGAGATTGGTCAGATGGCATAGAGGCCGACCGTCTTCGTAAAGATCGGCGTCCAGCCCTTGCTTCTTGCGAGCGACGACATCCAGCACGCTCGCCGGGCAGACAGATTGGAATTCAATCTTGTGTTCGACCTGGTGTCGATTTTCCCTGTAGTGCAACACGTATCTCGGCATGGGCCCCTCCCGAAAAAGAACGCAACCGACGCCCCGCAAAAGCGGGTGGACGAACAGATGGGTCGACAATTTGCCGCTGTTTGGGACAGTAAGATCGTTCGCCTACGGTCGGCTGCCGCAACTTAACATCCCAAAAGCTGCACGCGCGCGATAACATGCATTAGCTATGCGAAAATTTTTCGCATGCTGAGTGTGGATCGGGAGACGGTATCCCTCAGACCAAACCGGCTGTGGCAGCGAGGAAGGCAACATAGCCCACAACCAGCAGTCCGCCCTCGCGCCGACCGAGCCGACCGCCCGTGTAGGCGAAAATAATGGCGACGATCGATGCGGAGAGGAGCACCCAGAGGTCCACCGTCATGATCCCGCCGGGTATCGGGCCGGGGGCCACGAGGCCGGTCACGCCGCCGATGAAGAAGATGTTGTAGATGTTGGAGCCCAGCACGTTGCCGAGCGCGATGTCGCTCTCCTTGCGAAAGGCGGCGATGGCGCTGGTGGCGAGTTCGGGGGCCGAGGTGCCCGCAGCGACGACGGTGAGTCCGATGACTTCGTCAGAGACGCCCAGCCGCGCGGCCATGTCGATGGCGGCATCGACGAGGATGTAACCGCCGGCAATGATGATGGCGGTGCCCACCACGAACAGCAGGATCGGCACGGCGACGCCGCCGGCCGTGCCGCTGTCCTCGGGGTGAAGGCCCGGATCGGCATGCTCGGCAGCCGCGGTGCGCTGTCCTGCCGCGGAAGCGCCGGCGCTTGCCGTCTCCTGCCGGTAAGCGAGAGCGAGATAGGCCGCGAGGATCAGCAGAAACGCGCCGCCGGCCAGTTGCGAAAGACCGGTGGTGGACCCTGCGAGTAACAGCAGAAGGACCCCACCGACTCCCACCATCCCGTCCCGCCACAGCGCGCTTGCCCCCACGGCAATCGGCGCAATCAGCGCTGCGGTGCCGAGGATCAGCAGGATGTTGGCGAGGTTCGATCCAACGATATTGCCGATCGCGATACCCGGCGATCCGGCAAGTGACGCCTGCACGCTGGCGGCTAGTTCGGGCGTCGAGGTGCCAAGTCCGACGATCACCAGACCGACCAGCATCGGCGAGAGTCCGAACCTTTCGGCAAGTCGCGAAGCGCCGCGAACCAGCAGCTCACCGCCCAGCAGAAGCAGGGCGAAACCGGCGAGCAAGAGCAGGATAGTCGTCGTCATAGAGCCGGCGCTTAGGCCAAGCACCACGCACTTTCCAGCACGCACTTAAATCGCCATGCCAGCCTAATCGTTGGCGCGCTTCTCCGCACGGATGAGGAGGCGCGCGAGACCTTCCGCGACCGCATGAAAATTATGCTCGGCATGCGACAAGGCGCGCGTGTCGCTAGTTTCCTTCGCTGCCTTCCGGACTGCTTCCAGCCGGTCGTAAGCCTTTCGGAACTCCTGCAGCATCAATTCCCGGTCGGCCAGTGCCAAGCGTCATTCCCCTCAAAGCAATGAGCGCCGGATAGCTCAAAACGTTTAATTTAGTCTAATATATCAAATGTTAAGGCCACTCTAAGCCTGCTGCAATCCGGCGATACTAAGCAAGGCTTCGGTGCCCGCATCGAAGCTCTCGCCGCCTTGCTCGATCGCCTTGGCCATCTGCTTGCCCAGTTCCACCCCGAACTGGTCGAACGGGTTGATTCCCATCAGCAGGGCATTGGCGAAGGTGCGGTGTTCGTGAAACGCGATCAGCGCGCCCAACGCGGCCGCGTCGAGGTCGTCGCACAGGATCGTCGCCGAGGGACGGTCGCCAGGATAGTTGCGCGCCGGATCCTCGCCCTTCTTCCCTGCCATCAGCGCCGCGCCTTGCGCGAAGCAATTCATCAGCAAAATGCGGTGGTGCGCCGGGTCGAGATCGTCGCCCGGCGCGATGCTGGCGATGAAGTCCACCGGGATCAGATGCGTGCCCTGGTGGAGCAGCTGGAACACTGCATGCTGCGCATCGGTCCCCACCCCGCCCCAGGTGATCGGTGCCGTCGGCCCGTCGACCGGCTGCATGTGGGCGGTCACACGTTTGCCATTGCTCTCCATTTCTAGCTGCTGGAGATAGTCAGGGAACAGGCTGAGCCGCTCGTCATAGGCGAAGACCGCCCGCGTCTGGCAGCCGCGCACGCGAGTGTAATAGAGGTCGGCGAAGGCCGCGCGCAATACGAGATTGGCCGCGCCGTCGGTGTCGCGGAAATGCTCGTCCACCGCCTTGGCCCCTGCCAGCATAGCGCGGAAATCGTCCATCCCGACGGCCATGGCGATGGGAAAGCCGATCGACGACCAGATCGAATAGCGCCCGCCCACGCTCTCCTGAAACGGCAGGATGCGCGTCTCGTCGACGCCCCATTCGACCGCCCCTTCGGGATTGGCGGTCAGCGCGATGACGCGACCCGAGGGGTCGGAGACGCCGTTGTCGCGCAGCCATTTGAGCGCGCTTTCGGCGTTGGTCATGGTCTCGATGGTGGTGAAGGTCTTGCTGGCCACCGCGATCAGCGTCTTGGCCGGATCGCATTTCGCAAACGCCGCCTCCAGCGCCACCCCGTCGATATTGGAGACGACATGGACGTCGCAATAGCTGAGGTCGCGGGAGAGAGCGTCCACGCCCAGCGCCGGGCCCAGCGCGCTGCCGCCGATGCCGATGTGGATCAGGTGCTCGACCTCGCCCAGCGCGCCCTGATGGATCGCCTCGACTAGCATCCCCATGCGGTCGATCAGCGCGGCGGCTTCCTCGACCTTCGCCTCGTCGCCGGTTCCGCGCAGGGTCGCGTGGTCGGCCGCCCGGCCCTCGGTCGGATTGACCACCTCGCCGCCGAACAGTTTCGCCCGCATGCCCGCGAAGTCCATCGCCTCGGCCAGCTCTTCGAAGGCCGCGATCACCGCGCGGTCGAGATGCGTCTTCGACCAGTCGAACAGGATGCCGCCCTCCTCCAGCTCGATCCGGCCCGAAAGCATCGCGACGCGCTCGTCACCGCCCGGCTCGTCCGCGCCCTCGCCGCCATCGCGGCTCGCGCTGAACAGCTCGCCCAGCGTCGGGCGCGGCAGGTTTTCGAGAGTGTCCCAGAGTTCGGCAGCGGTCGACATGGCGGGCGAAAATCCTTTGATGGTTGCGAGGGCTGCGACTAGGGGACTGGGCGATGATTGAGAACCCCGCATGACAGCGAAGAGCGCCGACGCAAACACCGCCGACGAGCCGAAACAGGAAAGCTGGGCCAGCTTCCTGTGGTTCTGCGCGAAGCTGGTGCTGGCGGTGCTGCTGTTCCGCACGCTGGCGTTCAGCTTTTTCACGATCCCCAGCGAAAGCATGCTGCCGGGCCTGCGCACCGGCGACTATCTGATCGCGGCCAAATGGCCCTATGGCTATAACGAGAATTCGCTGCCGCTCGGCCTGCCGGGACCTGACGAACGAATATTCGGCAATGTGCCGGAACGCGGCGACGTGGTGGTGTTCAAACATCCGGTCGACCGCTTCGATTACGTCAAGCGCGTGATCGGCCTGCCGGGCGATACGGTGGCGATGCGCGGCGGGACTGTGTTCCTGAATGGCGAACCGGTGCCGCAGCAGGCAGCCCCGCCCATCCTGCTGCCGATGAGCCTCAACACGCAGTGCAACATGCGTGCCGAAGAAGTGCAAACGCCCGATGGCCCGGCATGCCGCTACACGCAGTTCCTCGAGACATTGCCGAACGGCAAGAGCTATCCGGTGATCGACCTCGGCCCGTGGCCCAAAGACGATTTCGACCCTGTGGTGGTGCCCGAGGGACAGCTGTTTGTAATGGGTGACAATCGCGACAATTCGCAGGACAGCCGCTTCCCCGCGCAGGCCGGCGGCGGGGTCGGCCTCGTCGATCAGCGCCTGCTGGTGGCACGCGCCAGCATGGTGCTGTGGTCGACGGACGGAAGCGCGGAATGGCTGCTGCCGTGGACCTGGTTCACCGCTGCCCGCTGGGACCGGATCGGGAGCGACATATGACTCAGACACTGGAACCCGAGACCCGCACTTTCCTCGCCGCGAATGGCTTCACCGTGAAGGACGAGGCCCGCTGGGTCGCCGCGCTGACGCATGGGAGCATGGGCGAAACGCGCGATTACGAGCGGCTCGAATTCCTCGGCGACCGCGTGCTCGGCCTGTCCATCGCCGACTGGCTGTTTGCCAAAAGCGAAGCGCCGGAAGGCAAGCTTGCCCAGCGTCTCAACGCCATCGTCAGCCGGGAAATGTGCGCGCAGGTCGCCCGCGGCATTGGGCTGGCGGACCATATCCGTATCTCCAAGCAGGCACGCGCCGATGGCGGGCGCGACAGCGACAACATCCTCGGCGACGTGGTCGAAAGCTTGCTCGGCGCGCAATTTCTCGACAACGGGTTCGAGGCATCGAAGGAGCTCGTCCATCAGCTGTTCCGCCCGGCGCTGGAAAGCGGTGCGGGCAAGGCCAAGCATCCCAAGAGCGCGCTGCAGGAATGGGCCGCGGGCAATCGCCGCGCGCCGCCCCAATACGAGATTGTCGAGCGCACCGGCCCCGACCACGCGCAACGCTTCACCGTCCGCGTGAGCGTGCACAAAGTCGGCGAGGCGCAAGGCAGCGCCACCAGCAAGGGCGAAGCCGAAAAGGCCGCCGCACAGGCATTCATGGAGCAGTTCGGATGAGCGAGCAGAAAACCACACGCTGCGGCGTCGTCGCCGTCCTCGGCGCGCCCAATGCGGGCAAGAGCACGCTGGTCAACCAGCTGGTCGGCCAGAAGGTCGCCATCACCAGTGCCAAGGCGCAGACCACCCGCGCGCGAATGATGGGAATTGCGTTGCACGGCGAGACACAGTTGATCCTTGTCGACACGCCCGGCATTTTTGCGCCCAAGCGCCGGCTCGACCGCGCCATGGTCAGTGCCGCATGGGAAGGCGCGGAAGCGGCCGATGCGGTGCTGCTACTCGTCGATCCAGTGAAGCAGCGCCGCCACGAGCTCGAACCGCTGCTGGAACAGGTCGCCAGCCGTCCGGAGCGCAAGATCCTGGTGCTCAACAAGGTCGATGTCGCCAAGAAAGAGCCGCTGCTCGCGCTGGCGCAGGAGCTGGGCGAGAAGGTCGATTTCGCGGAGATCTACTTCGTTTCCGCCCTTACCGGCGACGGCTTGCCGGAAATGAAACAGGCGCTGGCAGACATGATGCCGGAAGGCCCGTGGATGTATCCCGAAGACCAGGTTAGCGATGCCTCCGAACGCCTGCTCGCCACCGAAATCACGCGCGAGCAGCTCTACCAGCAACTGCACGAGGAACTGCCCTACGACAGCGCGGTGCGGCCGGAGAAATACATCCAGCGCAAGGATGGCAGCGTCGAGATCCACCAGCAGATCGTGGTGATGCGCGACAACCAGCGCGCCATCGTGCTCGGCAAGGGCGGCAGCCGCATCAAGTCCATCGGCGAGGCCGCGCGCAAGGAATTGAGCGAACTACTCGGCCAGAAGGTCCACCTGTTCCTGCACGTCAAGACCGACGAACGCTGGAGCGACGACAAGGAAATGTTCGAGGAAATGGGGCTGGAGTGGAAGAGCTGATCCAGGTCTCTCGCAACAACGTGCGCTATCAACGAGGTAATTCTTCGGCTCTTCAGAAAACTCGTTCGAGCCGACCCATCGCATGACTGTCAGGCTGCCTGACGTAGTGACTCACGCAGCCTTGGAGAATTGTACGCTGAAGCTCTTAACATAGTCCGCGGCCTCGCCATTGTCAGTGCGGTAAACTGCATGGTCGCGCTCGGAGGCCATTTGGCAAGCTAGCTCAATCAATCGCCGATCGGCCTTTTTGCGTCCCTCCC from Qipengyuania profundimaris encodes the following:
- the pgi gene encoding glucose-6-phosphate isomerase, with the protein product MSTAAELWDTLENLPRPTLGELFSASRDGGEGADEPGGDERVAMLSGRIELEEGGILFDWSKTHLDRAVIAAFEELAEAMDFAGMRAKLFGGEVVNPTEGRAADHATLRGTGDEAKVEEAAALIDRMGMLVEAIHQGALGEVEHLIHIGIGGSALGPALGVDALSRDLSYCDVHVVSNIDGVALEAAFAKCDPAKTLIAVASKTFTTIETMTNAESALKWLRDNGVSDPSGRVIALTANPEGAVEWGVDETRILPFQESVGGRYSIWSSIGFPIAMAVGMDDFRAMLAGAKAVDEHFRDTDGAANLVLRAAFADLYYTRVRGCQTRAVFAYDERLSLFPDYLQQLEMESNGKRVTAHMQPVDGPTAPITWGGVGTDAQHAVFQLLHQGTHLIPVDFIASIAPGDDLDPAHHRILLMNCFAQGAALMAGKKGEDPARNYPGDRPSATILCDDLDAAALGALIAFHEHRTFANALLMGINPFDQFGVELGKQMAKAIEQGGESFDAGTEALLSIAGLQQA
- the lepB gene encoding signal peptidase I → MTAKSADANTADEPKQESWASFLWFCAKLVLAVLLFRTLAFSFFTIPSESMLPGLRTGDYLIAAKWPYGYNENSLPLGLPGPDERIFGNVPERGDVVVFKHPVDRFDYVKRVIGLPGDTVAMRGGTVFLNGEPVPQQAAPPILLPMSLNTQCNMRAEEVQTPDGPACRYTQFLETLPNGKSYPVIDLGPWPKDDFDPVVVPEGQLFVMGDNRDNSQDSRFPAQAGGGVGLVDQRLLVARASMVLWSTDGSAEWLLPWTWFTAARWDRIGSDI
- the rnc gene encoding ribonuclease III — its product is MTQTLEPETRTFLAANGFTVKDEARWVAALTHGSMGETRDYERLEFLGDRVLGLSIADWLFAKSEAPEGKLAQRLNAIVSREMCAQVARGIGLADHIRISKQARADGGRDSDNILGDVVESLLGAQFLDNGFEASKELVHQLFRPALESGAGKAKHPKSALQEWAAGNRRAPPQYEIVERTGPDHAQRFTVRVSVHKVGEAQGSATSKGEAEKAAAQAFMEQFG
- the era gene encoding GTPase Era, yielding MSEQKTTRCGVVAVLGAPNAGKSTLVNQLVGQKVAITSAKAQTTRARMMGIALHGETQLILVDTPGIFAPKRRLDRAMVSAAWEGAEAADAVLLLVDPVKQRRHELEPLLEQVASRPERKILVLNKVDVAKKEPLLALAQELGEKVDFAEIYFVSALTGDGLPEMKQALADMMPEGPWMYPEDQVSDASERLLATEITREQLYQQLHEELPYDSAVRPEKYIQRKDGSVEIHQQIVVMRDNQRAIVLGKGGSRIKSIGEAARKELSELLGQKVHLFLHVKTDERWSDDKEMFEEMGLEWKS